ttgcaatgtttagagcaagcaaacaacatgttacaggaacatatcatggcaaacaaaggcatggcctgaatctactaattgcatagatcaaaagacccttactgaccatgagccaaaaaggcatagaaaatatgatggcacccttgtaaacatggcaagttatattacagattcaaacatggcaggaacaacaataagtaggcatgttcgtgagcttgaaccactcaccacagagcaatacatggcatggcaaggcaaccaacagtaagaaggcatttttgtgaagctaagcatggcaagagcaaggtcatagggtacatggatcactaggaaaacacatgggaacaagtgaacttaatgttaacaggctgacagcaacattttcaagcaactttagagcaagattacaacatgttccagcaggctataattgcagccaagggcatgaatggatatagcatgacatgtatatcaaaacatgtttacagagcatctccagattatgcatagaatgattagtagaagcatgttaacatagcaacaaaatataacagaatctgtcaggaaaacagcaacaacaactaccctacttagcaagcttgatacactcatCACACAACTcgcaaaaatacatggttggcaccactggaaatatggcatggcatagatcaacattcatgtagagctcaacctcataggatgcacacatcaatcatggcaaaaatgataaaacaacaagttataacagtttcagcagattaacatcaacatgcactcttccaacagcatttcgggcatcaatatgagctcaaatgaaaatgatgcaatgaaatgaaatgatctactcgtcgatgcgaacaatttgacatattacacgcacgaaacggggcTACAGGTGCAGAGAtgtgatggcatgaacatggcatgattatgaatGAATATTTCGGGACTTAGGGATTTTAGACCTCGCGGAAAAAGTCAACGGACGAGGTGGCCGGGGATCTCGCCGGAGAAtggcgccggaggtggccgggaCGGCCCGGGGAGGCGCCGGAGGGGgggtcggggtcgccggatccggcgaggagggCCGGTGGGAGGCGAGGGCGGCGGAGCCGCGGCGGAGCTCGCGCTCCNNNNNNNNNNNNNNNNNNNNNNNNNNNNNNNNNNNNNNNNNNNNNNNNNNNNNNNNNNNNNNNNNNNNNNNNNNNNNNNNNNNNNNNNNNNNNNNNNNNNNNNNNNNNNNNNNNNNNNNNNNNNNNNNNNNNNNNNNNNNNNNNNNNNNNNNNNNNNNNNNNNNNNNNNNNNNNNNNNNNNNNNNNNNNNNNNNNNNNNNNNNNNNNNNNNNNNNNNNNNNNNNNNNNNNNNNNNNNNNNNNNNNNNNNNNNNNNNNNNNNNNNNNNNNNNNNNNNNNNNNNNNNNNNNNNNNNNNNNNNNNNNNNNNNNNNNNNNNNNNNNNNNNNNNNNNNNNNNNNNNNNNNNNNNNNNNNNNNNNNNNNNNNNNNNNNNNNNNNNNNNNNNNNNNNNNNNNNNNNNNNNNNNNNNNNNNNNNNNNNNNNNNNNNNNNNNNNNNNNNNNNNNNNNNNNNNNNNNNNNNNNNNNNNNNNNNNNNNNNNNNNNNNNNNNNNNNNNNNNNNNNNNNNNNNNNNNNNNNNNNNNNNNNNNNNNNNNNNNNNNNNNNNNNNNNNNNNNNNNNNNNNNNNNNNNNNNNNNNNNNNNNNNNNNNNNNNNNNNNNNNNNNNNNNNNNNNNNNGCGGGCCGAGCGGGTCGTAGCGGCTGGAGGAGagaggaggacggcggcgcggaCGACGTGGCGGCGGGGGATTGGGCACGGCGGCGGGGAAGGTGACGTGTCGCGCCCTGATTGGGCGAaacgacgtgtccggcggacatgtccggcgcggaaggacatgtccggcggcgcggaggagttaggctagggttttggactgcgggaatttcggggaggcacacatatatataggtagagggagctaggagagtccaaatgaggagcggttttcggccgcgcgatcgtgatcgaacgaccgagagcatggaggggagttggatggattttgggccactttggaaggggtgttgggctgcaaacaaaagaggctttacggttacccggttaaccgttggagtaccaaacgagctccaaatggcacgaaacttgacaggcggtctaccggtgctatagcaaggccgcttggcaaacctcgggtcattccgagaaagtttaatacccgcacaagagaagagacaaaaaaggggacgccggaggacataggagtgccggattgcaaaacggacaacggggaaaatgctcggatgcatgagacgaacacgtatgcaaaatgaaatgcatatgatgacatgatgacatgcaacacgcaagcaaatgtcatggcaacagcgacgaataactgggcggacacctggcgcatcgaatccggggcgttacagtggctccaaccgatactaatgcgttgccctttagtaccggttggagccacaaaccggtactaaaggccctcgtttcccgccgcttgggctggccaaaactggcctttagtaccggttggagtcaCTTCGTTCCACTTCCCGCGCGAGACATCGATCTAGCTGACGccaacgccgccgcgccgccgtgccgtcgcccccGCCGGCCTCGATTGCCGCCCCCGCCGCACatcgtcgccgtccccgccgccctcgctgcccccgccgcccgtcgtcgtcgccgcgcgcccccgccNNNNNNNNNNcgccctcgccgcccccgccgcccgtcgtctcgCCGCCCCTGCCGCCCGTCGTCTCGCCGTTCCCACCGCCCGTACGCCCGCTCGATCGTAGtacccacacacacacatacacacacacacatacacacacacgcatacacacacgcatacacacacacactacacacgcaTATAtgtacacatacacacacacatatttttttacttattttctgttttctattgtttagatgaattaattaatataactagtttatttttagaatgttagaaatgttaatgttagatgaattagaactagtttatttttagtaagaaaatttatgtatatgagattatttgaactagttgaattaatagaactagtttatttttagtaagaaaatttaggtatatgagattatttgaactagttgaattaatagaactagtttatttttagtaaatgcttagttgaactagttgaattaatagaactagtttatttttagtaagaaaatttataggtatatgagattatttgaactaattaaaatttaggtataNNNNNNNNNNNNNNNNNNNNNNNNNNNNNNNNNNNNNNNNNNNNNNNNNNNNNNNNNNNNNNNNNNNNNNNNNNNNNNNNNNNNNNNNNNNNNNNNNNNNNNNNNNNNNNNNNNNNNNNNNNNNNNNNNNNNNNNNNNNNNNNNNNNNNNNNNNNNNNNNNNNNNNNNNNNNNNNNNNNNNNNNNNNNNNNNNNNNNNNNNNNNNNNNNNNNNNNNNNNNNNNNNNNNNNNNNNNNNNNNNNNNNNNNNNNNNNNNNNNNNNNNNNNNNNNNNNNNNNNNNNNNNNNNNNNNNNNNNNNNNNNNNNNNNNNNNNNNNNNNNNNNNNNNNNNNNNNNNNNNNNNNNNNNNNNNNNNNNNNNNNNNNNNNNNNNNNNNNNNNNNNNNNNNNNNNNNNNNNNNNNNNNNNNNNNNNNNNNNNNNNNNNNNNNNNNNNNNNNNNNNNNNNNNNNNNNNNNNNNNNNNNNNNNNNNNNNNNNNNNNNNNNNNNNNNNNNNNNNNNNNNNNNNNNNCTAATTAAaacttaggtatatgagattatttgaattaatataactagtttatttgtagtaaatgcttagttgaactagttgaattaatagaactagtttatttttagtaagaaaatttaggtatatgagattatttgaattaatataactagtttatttttagtaaatgcttagttgaactagttgaattaatagaactagtttatttttagtaagaaaatttaggtatatgagattatttgaactaattaaaatttaggtatatgagattatttgaattaatataactagtttatttttagtaaatgcttagttgaattaatagaagtagttgaattaattgaattagtaagtgtttaatgtttcgcctatatgaacataggaaatgtcgtctgacgacggaaaaaatttcattaagTGTGAATActatgaagaccagcgcggccagtgcgacagaaatttccttgttgatgataggcgattcagcatcaagctggatgagaccttcgaatttgatacagtaagtcacaacgacaagtctgttttcataattaagcatgacttatatatgcttcatttgcctgacttataatttttaattttcactattctactagcgaatcccctgccatgcaagaatttttgtcttggataagatagatttcaatgatatggaaactatgaaggtaaagagagtttatctgaaaaccgagcatggttatactttcaacgtcaaagtatacaatgcacacacgtgcacctattttgaatgcaaaacttggcaagcactatgcaaggcttatgcatttgagcctggtatggttatcacctttgatattcgtccggaagatgatattgaaggtaatagagacatatgagtcgatgtgcagacgcctccagttctaccattatgtgagttcttctgaactatatttttgtctttgatattgcttattcgaaaataattgacaactaatttctattgacagcttatttccattcaagcaaacatgtccggcgcttggtagacatgacctactactgtcccggagctaaaCTAAACTggaaggagacaagtcattatgtttcatggcttgaagatcttcatactgtcaagacaaattttcttcctgcacttagaaatgttagtactcaaaacatgcgaccaatagtgatggtattaaactacggtcacatctatttaggaatgatggtaagatttttactatttgtcctcagtgcatcttttgcatacataatttttttactaaactttcattgctaagtatattaattaagtactatacgatgttcttcaacagggactcccgatgacagttgtgcctcaggggatcgagactaaaggtcgcatgtcaattgttagcttacgaccaagatatcctgcattgcacatgagtgcattcaggatttctagaagcgatgaatgcttaatagtgaaagattggaggaaaattgttaacgatcacagagaagtactagggggcagcaatgagaagcgcaacccataattaggagacaggttcatctgcatgctcccgtatgatgaatcaggagagctatacatgttctatgctattttaactGAGAGAGAGTAGcaagagtgatttagctagttcatgctcttagtacttatcCGTTCATGTCTGTGTTCTTtgttctgaacttaatctcaaagagtgatttgcttttgtggtgttatatatgaacgcttataatatcatgacaatcatgttgaactcgatgatatttttgcttctggtacaagtgaatgtttcttctttaagctaccgttggtggtgattagatagcggtaatgactatgattattaaatagtgataatgacgactacgtacgatgatttttagctagctagctagagtatatatactcatgttgatgatatgatgcaagagtttttatattaatatggtgatgatgatgagttatatatatatatatatgccatatccatatatattatacttgatcacctaattaggtgatcaagtataatatggatatggcatatacttgatcacttagctagtagctagatccaaatgcatccagtcgaaactaatccgcggtactttcacctaatgatttaacaactcattataatgtaaaacaatcactaaattaaattgaaacacaaaattaaaggaaaaattagaaaaaaaacacccaaacatttagtaccggttggtgttaccaaccggtactaaagccctacgcgcacccgggcctggctcgtgccacgtgtttgcactttagcgccggttcgtgacgaaccggtactaaagggggggacctttagtccccactctttagtgccagttggcgaaccggcactaaaggccgtcacgaaccggcactaaaggccggttctgcactagtggccgccacttcagacatgccaccacaccgtacgacatatatgagggcccggtgcgacgctcaggtggcattgctacccccagggcccccgccccgccaaaccctgtagcgtttgaccacgagatctagccctttgactttccacggatgggctttgaccagtggacctctccacccgattgtgttaggtcagcccataggaacacttgggagcaacatccgggcgaacccatagcaagatccccttcgtgttGACCCGATgcggccgtttcccccctccaggtgccggcggtgcgatgtccgtgagggggccacaccccggagatgcgtgccgggcgtttgcaaccgccagaaCACTTCCACAATTTTTCTATGGCTCGCAAGTAAAAATCGACTCTTCACCAACGAAAGATGCTTCAACAGGGGCATATCTGACTCCAACTGCTGCCTGTTCTGCCCAGCCTCTGAATCAACGAGTCACCTATTCCTTCAATGCCCCGATCTTCGCCTTCTGTGGCAGGAACTGAGCTCTCTTTCTGCTTCAGTACCATCGGACTTTCAGCATCTTTGGGGCATGGACCTGGCCAACAGACCACGATCAACGGTCATCATTGCTGGAATATCTGGAAAAGAAGAAATGCAAAAGTTTTTAGGCAGGATTTGCAACCTATCCACCTCATCACCCGCTTAGCTGCAGACGACCTCATGCTTTGGTCCAACGGATGCTCCAATGAGCAGGCCGTGAACCTTCTGTGTGATTGGTGTACTATGTTGTTCCACTTATCTATGAGATTGTAACCCAACTATTTTTGTAATCTCACCCTCCCCCCCAACTTCCATCCTTTGCAAATGTACTCTATCTTATAATGAAATGGTTCAGGCCGGCGTAAGCCCGCCGTAGCTCCGTCAAAAAACATATAGGTACATGCATGCTAGATGTTTGATACTTCTCCTAAAAGAAGGACTTTTCATGCTGCTACGTTCTCTGTCATTAGTCTCAGATGAGATACTCGGGTACACCTAATTAACATACTACATTTGTATTTGTACTAACACAACTAGGTGGAGGAGAAGATGGTGTGATGAGAAAGAATAAATTGGGCTGATAAACGAGCATGAGTACCTTCTTCCTTGGCATCGACGATGACCATAAGAAAGAGATCAAGTGTACAAATATACTCATTCCTTAATTGATAGTGTTATTTTCCCATCATGCTACAACCCAAATTTTAATGCCTCCCCTTTTAATATTTCATCTGATTGGTCTGATATATTTCATAAAACTACTGTTTTTGGGTCTGTAGGTATCCCGATCTGTAAGAAGATTAATTTTTTGTGAACTGACAATATTGTCGCAAGAACTGTAATTAAAAGGGATGATTACCAATGAGAGGATTTGAAGACGTTGGCACTTGGCACCTTCGCTCCACTTCACAGTATTTGTCTCATGTTCATTTTGTTTTTGTTCAAATCATTTGTTTCTACAATTTTCCCTTAATAATTATTCCAGTTTTAATGAACCAGCCTCCAAAATAGGGAATTCTGAAGAAACTATAATTTTTATGCTTGTCATATTATGAGCTTGTTCTTCCTTGTCTTAGAGAAGAAATTAGAGGCTACTATACGAGTTATGGTAGGACACGGGAGAATTGGTGTTCCTATAAATGTTCAGCTGGTTTTGTTTAGAGGAGTTTCGATGGTCGAAAATGAAGTTGGAACAAATTAACCATGATCCTGATGAACGTGTCTACTGGTTAGGATATTATCATATTAACTTCATTCACATATGTAACTGTAGCAAGTAGCAAGTATCAGATCCTGTTTCATTCCACTACTGCAGTAGCAACAAGTGTTAAACATCTGTACTTGATTTTCATCGAAGCTGTAAGCATTGTCTCTATGACTTGTGCTTTATGGGCCACCCGGAGGTTCGGGAAGTTGAGATCCCTAAAGGAGAAGAGGTGGAGAGTATGCAATATTACGATTTGGGCTCCTAATCCTAATATTGCATACTCTCCACCTCTTCTCCAGGAATATCAACTTCACTAAGGTCCAGTCAGCAGATAAGGCACAAGTCATAGAAAAAATGCTTACGGCTTCGGTGAAAATGAAATGTAGAAATTCTACACTTGTTGCAGTAGAGGAATGAAACATGATCAGATACTTGCTACAGTTACATATAtgaataaagtaattacatggaaATACCGTAACCAGCAGACACGTTCATCAGGATCACGGTTAATCTGTTCCAACTTCATTTTCGTCAAAACCAGATGAACATTTAATACGAACATCAATTCCTCCGAGGTCCTAGAACACCATATCTTGTATATTAGCCTCTAATTTCTTCTGCTCCATCTGCTTGTGTTGTAGTTCTCTAAGCGAAGGAAGCAAGAAGCTCACAATATGGCAAGCATAAAGAATTTGATTTCCTTCAGATATCTCTTTTTTGGAGGCAGGTTCATGAAGAATGGAATAAATCATTAAGGGAACATTGGAGAAGAGAACTATTTGAACAGAAGCAAAATGAAAACTCGTCCGCTCTTGCATTCATGTTGGAATACTTGTAAACAAGGTTTTGCAAGCCTCCAATTTATGTGCATGTGCAGGTGCTAACAACTGGTCCATATTTACTAGCGCTAATTCGCTAGTAGTGAGCTTTACAGAGCCACAATTTTGTTCTAGCAGCATTTTTAGGGGAAACCACACTTGCCTTATTTGGTCCAAAAACGTTCAAATGTACACAGCTGCTGGGTGCGGGAACCAGACATGACCAAAATTCAAAGATAAGGAAAATTTAACAACACTCTGAGCATGGTGGTTTAAGGTCCCTTTTTCGTGGATGACATCAATATCTTCAAACTCTTTCATACGCTCCTTGATCTCCAGCATAACCGATCTGTATGAGCATCTGCTATTTCTGGTGATGTTTCTGAACTACAGTGTGCCAATCTGACAAGGCCTTATATGCCAGTTGTAAATAAAACATTACGACCAATCAGACATTCCTAAACCAATTAAGTAGAAATAAAACAATCATTACATCCTTTTTGTTTCCCGAGGCCCAAGGAAAACACATTGAAACTGAGAGAGTATCTATATGTTTTTTATTTTCGCCAAATTCACAACAGGATCAGCTTCTGAAAATAGAGTGGACAATGGTCATACCTGATTCAGCTTGCGCACTGCTGCAAACTTTGCCGCAACCGTGTCGATGTTTATCTGGCTATTAATTCGAAAGAAATAGAGCTGAGGATTCTGAACTCTGCCTTTTCATAGAAGAAATACTTGCTGATGCAACACTTTTAAAACCATATGTCTGCTTGAGATCTGTTTCCGACCTGTTACAGCTGCAaccatctatctatctattatatacttaaaacgaTAGAAAACTAACGGTTAGGATTGATCTATACAAAGTTCAAATATTTAACGGTTGGGATTTGTCAAATAAAAACTCATGATACAGCCAGGTCTCACGTTATTAGCAATAaaaaaagtttcaatcggacaaagTCCAATTAGTCTACGTGATGAGGAGATCTCCTGTTCACTTAGTACTGGCCTACTAGGTCTCATTATTAAATTATTAAAGTGAACAACGTAAAAAAAACAATTGTCATGTTGTCTATACAAAGTAGTAAAAAACAAATGCCTATTGTAAAATAAAGGGCATATTAGGACGCAATACAGTGGTAGTTCGGCTGTGTAAAAATTATTGGGGGGCAGTTCGATTCCTACGCAAATATATTCATATAGAATAGCATTCCGActgtaaataaagaaaaaaaatcagatggTAGTCTGATTGATACACCGGCTCCCAAAATACTTACATGTACGCGCTAAAAGAAGATATAAATAAAAAAAAAGCCTATATTAGGACAAAATTACATAGTAGTACTACTGTGAAAAAAGGGCTATATTAGTACAAACTAAGGTAATAGCACGGCTGTGAAAAAAAAAATTGGAGGGCAGTCTGATTCATCAAATAGATTTTGTAGAATAGGTAGCAGTTCAGCTGTAAAGAAAAAAATTGGAGGGCAGTCTAATTGGTACGGAGTTCTAAACATATTTGAATGTACACATAAAAAAAAGATATTTATGTGTATGCGCTAATTTCATTGTTGGGGTcaagaagaaaaaaaaatgaacTACTTGGTATGTGTAGCATAGCCAGTTAGCGAGTATGGTCAACCGACCAACTCGGATGGTAGACATTTAAATCAACGTCCGATGAATCCCCTCTGCTGTAAGTCTACAATATTTGGATATAATCAACTTTTAATTTAGAAAAAGAATGAACGTCCATTTCTTCATTCATGCTATTTATGATCTATTTCTTTCAAACTGAATATTTTAAGAAAACTAAATTCAGCATAGACACATGCTGTATGGACCTTCCACACACGCAAAATCACAGACCTTTGTGCTGACTGAAATCATTGTCCTACGCGATTGACAGAAATGATGAGTGAAATCATTTGACCCATGGGATGAATAGGATATAAAACTAACACTATCTATATCTAATTTTAATATTGTGTTTTCAACATTAAATTTGAAATAATAAACAACATAAAAATTGGTAACATGATTTTCATGTATTTAAATAAAGTATGTAAATAGCtaaaaattagtttataaaccctaGCAATTATATTATACATACACTTACCCACCAGTATAAGCTAGAATCACTTATTAGTAATTTCTACACAGGGGAAAGTGAAAGAGACAATTCAGACACGGCCACAAAGAGAAGCTACGCCGGGAATCAAGAGGATGTTTTAGCCAAAAAGTTGCATGCAACAAATGATGAAAAATATTTAATTGGTTACTTTATTTGTACTCAGAATTATAACACAACAAAAAACACTGAAGATAAGATTACGAAAAAAGNNNNNNNNNNNNNNNNNNNNNNNNNNNNNNNNNNNNNNNNNNNNNNNNNNNNNNNNNNNNNNNNNNNNNNNNNNNNNNNNNNNNNNNNNNNNNNNNNNNNNNNNNNNNNNNNNNNNNNNNNNNNNNNNNNNNNNNNNNNNNNNNNNNNNNNNNNNNNNNNNNNNNNNNNNNNNNNNNNNNNNNNNNNNNNNNNNNNNNNNAAGAGAGAGAGAGTGGTTAACACCGATAGCCAATGAGAAGGCGACGTTAATATATGCTTGATTGGAACCATCTGGGAGACATGACGGTGCATCAACTATAAACAACGTCATTATATTGCCAACGAAAAGGTGGTTGAATGAAGTGATGGACCAACCTCGAGCACAAGCTTTTACTATTTAGATTTAATCCTTATTAAAAATTCATCTAAATCATATTAGGGGGGAGATAGATATCAATACGTGAATATGATTAGAagtggaaaataccaagatcagtcCAAAATACCATCAATTGTACAATTGGTCGAAGACGCCAATACTATTGCTCTTCTATTGACAACACCGATATATAGCCAATGAGAAGGTAGTTGAATTAAGAGATGCACTGATCTTATGTATcagccaaggttgtcagaatcgcgattttgaatcggatcggaactctgatggtaggatcgcaaatcgtggaatcttcactatcaggatcgtaaaaacgtagattctattaactaaaatcgtagaatcagagagattagtttggatcgtaaagtcgtagaatcgtataacagaatcgcgattctgacaaccttggtatcagcATTCACTATTTAGATTTAATCTGTACTAAAATCATATCTAAAATTATTAGTGGGAAGATAGACCCCAATAAGCGAGGATGAGGAGAAGAGGAAAACCCAAGATTGGTCCATAAGTTTGTCTGTTACATAATCAGCCGAACACCCAAACTAGCGTCTTCTGTTGACAGCTTTGCCACGAAGACAATACAAAAAGTTGTAAACCATGTCTATAGAAAAGCATGGTTTTCCCTAATTATGTTTCTGCAACCAATATATTTGATTAATCCAAATGATAGTTCACGAAATATGTCATATCTAGCCGCGCAAACGCGCGGGTCGCACTGCTAGTTAACTAATATAAGCACTGCTCCTGACCATGCAGTTGTTATTTCCAAGTAAAAGCTTTACTGATGCCACACATGAATTCACTGAAAACTGATGGACTGTTCGTAGCTGCAAAAAAAACACAGTTCAGCGAGCGATGCAAACATGCAATTTAAATACTCTAAAAGATGTACTGCTATGGTAAAAACAACCAGTTCCTACCTAGATACAGCATTCAGTGGCCACTTATGGCAGAGTGCGCAACCTGGAGATCTTAAGAGAACTATCAGCACTGAGCTCTGCTAAGAAGACAGCACTTAGATCTGGAAACTGAATAAGCTAAGGGTGGTTCTGTTTCCAAGAACAAAAAACTAGAGGAAAAACGATCAATCACCTTGTTATCAATGTCGCGGTCGAGAAGATCATTCACGGTGCAACCCGCGCCCCTGAGGAGCACAGCTCCACATCCGAAGAGCGCCAGCATTCTCAAGTAAGGGAGCTCCCCCGGCATTGCCGCCATTGTGATTGACCTATGAAGCAAAGGTTACAGCAGCTCTATAAGTGAGTTGGTACTAACGTATGACAGGGTAAAAGGAGTTGATGTGTAGGTAATAAactttttgttcttttcttcctgAACCCCAAGAGCTAGCAGGCATGAAGTCGAAATTTAAGACAATGATCGAACCTATAAAATGTTAGTGCGCACAGTAAATCTTCAAATGTGATCTCAGGCTGCTCTCTAGCCCTCAAGTGAGCTGCTTTCTACGCAAATGGTAACTAGTAAGCGTACCACATGCAGGGCCAGCCGAGGAGCCAGGTGCCGATGGGCTTGTCGAGGCGAGCGAGCATCCCGTACGGGCGCGCCGCCTCCGGGAGCCACCTCTGTGTCTCCACCCACGACACCGACACCGGCGGGACGCCGCCct
Above is a window of Triticum dicoccoides isolate Atlit2015 ecotype Zavitan chromosome 5B, WEW_v2.0, whole genome shotgun sequence DNA encoding:
- the LOC119310554 gene encoding 4-hydroxybenzoate polyprenyltransferase, mitochondrial-like, whose amino-acid sequence is MAPSALLRAALRHRARIAAPLSSTSPLTHTPTPPPFPDRIPNPAARRHLITPSRRPCPHPPSSASAAPSSYYMDMYRILLRASFSHPLSTSSRSTDQGKEKEKEGGVPPVSVSWVETQRWLPEAARPYGMLARLDKPIGTWLLGWPCMWSITMAAMPGELPYLRMLALFGCGAVLLRGAGCTVNDLLDRDIDNKLRTVHQFSVNSCVASVKLLLGNNNCMKHN